The genomic stretch ACATCACGTTCCTTCCCCCTAAGGACCGGAACGTGGGGATGGTGTTTCAAAGCTACGCCCTGTTCCCGAACCTCTCGGTGTTCGAAAACGTGGCCTTCGGGCTCTCCGCCAGGGGGATGAGGGGCTCTCAGCTCAAGGAGAGGGTTAAAGAGGCCGTGTCCATGGTGGAGCTGGAGGGCCTTGAGGACCGGATGACCTGGGAGCTGTCCGGGGGCCAGAGACAGAGGGTGGCCTTAGCCAGGGCCCTGGCCATAAGGCCCAAGCTTCTCCTGCTGGACGAGCCCCTCTCCGCCTTGGACGCCAAGGTGAGGGAGCGGCTCAGGGAGCACATAAGGGCCATCCAGAGGGAGCTAAGGATAACCACCCTTTTCGTGACCCACGATCAGGAGGAGGCCATGGAGGTGGCGGACACCATCGCGGTGATGAAGGACGGCCAGATCCTCCAGCGGGGAACCCCGGAAGAGGTCTACAGGAGGCCCAAGGGGGAGTTCGTGGCCAACTTCATGGGCAGGGCGAACCCGCTTCCCAGGGACCTGGCGGAGGCCCTGGGGGCCCGAGGGAGCGCAAGGTGGATGATACGGCCCGA from Thermanaerothrix sp. encodes the following:
- a CDS encoding ABC transporter ATP-binding protein; its protein translation is MWYLQIENLRKSYGRGEVIKNLSLSAMEGECVALLGPSGCGKSTLLRCVAGLEDVVSGSIRLADRDITFLPPKDRNVGMVFQSYALFPNLSVFENVAFGLSARGMRGSQLKERVKEAVSMVELEGLEDRMTWELSGGQRQRVALARALAIRPKLLLLDEPLSALDAKVRERLREHIRAIQRELRITTLFVTHDQEEAMEVADTIAVMKDGQILQRGTPEEVYRRPKGEFVANFMGRANPLPRDLAEALGARGSARWMIRPEALKITDPWDPRCKVKGKVEDVIPRGSLVRIKVKTNHGSLWVETLNGHGTPIPTSGDPVGILGSQEDLVAVDQR